A window from uncultured Desulfobacter sp. encodes these proteins:
- a CDS encoding FadR/GntR family transcriptional regulator: MRELFKKIPKKKVSDKVFDQVKSLIVTGKLLPGQKIPSEMDLIGLFDVSRSSVREAILRLECLGFVEQRHGEGTFVKSATEAVVLDYMTEMSRGKNFMAGLMETRNVLEVWAARTAAARATDENINELMNIITAMKERQKPEPPRFNHNVTLHRQIVAATHNPFLIHMMSSILSWIGTVTHQIYDKPQAAPELYLEITRQHCQVVDAIIAKNEEAAEQAMIEHLDFVSDRITH, from the coding sequence GTGCGGGAACTGTTTAAGAAAATTCCTAAAAAAAAAGTAAGTGACAAAGTTTTTGACCAGGTTAAATCCCTAATTGTTACCGGCAAACTGCTGCCGGGCCAGAAGATCCCTTCTGAAATGGACTTGATCGGCCTGTTTGATGTCAGCCGGTCTTCTGTCCGGGAGGCAATACTTCGTCTGGAGTGTCTGGGGTTTGTGGAACAGCGTCACGGTGAGGGTACCTTTGTAAAATCCGCCACGGAAGCGGTTGTGCTGGACTATATGACTGAAATGTCCAGGGGAAAAAATTTTATGGCCGGCCTGATGGAAACCCGGAACGTACTGGAGGTCTGGGCCGCCCGCACCGCAGCTGCCCGGGCCACAGACGAAAACATTAACGAGCTGATGAACATTATCACAGCCATGAAAGAGCGCCAAAAGCCCGAGCCGCCCCGGTTCAACCATAATGTCACCCTTCACCGCCAGATTGTTGCCGCCACCCACAACCCTTTTCTCATCCACATGATGAGTTCCATCCTAAGCTGGATCGGTACGGTGACCCACCAGATATACGACAAGCCCCAAGCCGCACCGGAACTCTACCTGGAAATTACCCGCCAGCATTGTCAAGTTGTAGATGCCATTATTGCCAAAAATGAAGAGGCGGCAGAACAGGCCATGATAGAGCACTTAGACTTTGTTTCGGATCGGATCACCCATTAG
- a CDS encoding TRAP transporter permease, whose product MEPCNMAPQGIEKETDGEAIVVKKKLSPQMESLLYWTGVLMAVFHIWVNTVGVMPEIQRNAIHFGFVLFMGYLIYPFNERFASKLKWVDMALALLAVCAALYLVFFEDALHARNEVPILSDLIFAGIAVVLMLEITRRTCGYIIPTLAIVFLGYALWFGRYMGGMWSFPGVSIQRMLYRMYFAPDGIFGTIATISSTFVFLFVLFAAFLLKSGAGDFIIRLSVAAMGKMIGGPAKMAVFASGLMGSISGSAVANTVGTGSITIPLMKRVGFSAKFAGGVEAAASTGGQLMPPIMGAGAFIMSQWTQIPYLQIVGVAIIPALLYFLSVAFFVHLRAKKQGLKVMEDHEIPKISDVMKEGWHFFIPIGVLIGLLMAGFTPTYSACAGIGSIVAASWLNKNTRMGLRDILDAFAEGSRGMVTTGVILLCSGIVIGVVLMVGAGIKFSILISGIAGGSLLITIILVALASLVLGMGLPVTASYIVLAVLAAPSLEMLGAPLIGAHMLIFWYSQDANVTPPVCLAAYSAAGISGSAPLATGIESWKLAKGLYIIPLLFVYTPILFQGTFFEVAEISIAALVGLFCFAAFFEGYHRIHLNWLFRAGYLASGVLLIWPQMWCHGAGLALFIVLALVQGKPARN is encoded by the coding sequence ATGGAACCGTGTAACATGGCACCCCAAGGCATAGAAAAAGAGACAGACGGCGAGGCCATCGTCGTTAAAAAAAAGTTATCGCCGCAGATGGAATCCCTGCTCTACTGGACCGGCGTTTTGATGGCAGTATTTCATATCTGGGTGAATACGGTGGGGGTGATGCCCGAAATACAGCGCAACGCCATCCATTTTGGATTTGTTTTGTTTATGGGATATCTGATCTATCCGTTTAATGAACGCTTTGCATCCAAACTCAAGTGGGTGGATATGGCCCTGGCCCTGCTGGCCGTATGCGCCGCCCTGTACCTGGTCTTTTTCGAAGATGCTCTCCATGCCCGAAACGAGGTTCCCATTCTATCGGACCTGATATTTGCCGGCATCGCCGTTGTCCTGATGCTTGAAATCACCCGGCGCACCTGCGGCTACATCATCCCGACCCTTGCCATTGTATTTTTGGGCTATGCCCTGTGGTTCGGCCGGTATATGGGCGGCATGTGGAGTTTTCCGGGGGTAAGTATCCAGCGCATGCTCTACCGGATGTACTTTGCGCCGGACGGCATTTTCGGCACCATCGCCACCATATCTTCCACCTTTGTATTCCTGTTTGTTTTGTTTGCCGCATTCCTGCTCAAATCCGGGGCCGGGGATTTTATTATCCGGCTGAGCGTCGCCGCCATGGGTAAAATGATCGGCGGTCCTGCAAAAATGGCCGTATTTGCAAGCGGGCTGATGGGATCCATTTCCGGATCTGCCGTGGCCAACACCGTGGGCACAGGATCTATTACCATCCCATTAATGAAGCGGGTGGGATTTTCCGCCAAATTTGCAGGAGGCGTAGAGGCGGCCGCGTCCACCGGGGGCCAGTTGATGCCGCCCATCATGGGTGCCGGGGCCTTTATCATGAGCCAGTGGACCCAGATCCCCTATCTGCAAATTGTCGGGGTGGCCATTATCCCGGCCCTGCTCTACTTTTTGAGTGTCGCTTTTTTTGTCCACCTGCGGGCCAAAAAACAGGGGCTCAAAGTCATGGAAGACCATGAGATTCCTAAAATTTCAGATGTCATGAAAGAGGGCTGGCACTTTTTTATTCCCATCGGTGTGCTCATCGGACTTCTCATGGCCGGCTTTACGCCCACCTATTCTGCCTGCGCGGGTATCGGCTCCATTGTGGCTGCCTCCTGGCTGAACAAAAACACCCGCATGGGCCTCAGGGATATCCTGGATGCCTTTGCCGAAGGCTCGCGCGGCATGGTAACAACCGGTGTGATTCTGTTGTGCTCGGGAATCGTGATCGGCGTGGTGCTCATGGTGGGTGCCGGCATCAAATTTTCCATCCTTATCTCCGGCATTGCCGGCGGCAGCCTTTTGATTACCATCATCCTGGTCGCCCTGGCCTCCCTGGTGCTGGGCATGGGCCTGCCCGTTACAGCCTCTTACATCGTACTGGCCGTGCTGGCCGCACCCTCCCTTGAAATGCTCGGTGCCCCTTTGATCGGCGCCCACATGCTCATCTTCTGGTACTCCCAGGATGCCAACGTCACCCCGCCCGTCTGCCTGGCCGCATATTCGGCCGCCGGCATATCCGGCAGCGCCCCCCTGGCCACGGGTATTGAGTCCTGGAAGCTTGCCAAGGGATTGTACATCATCCCCTTATTGTTTGTGTACACGCCGATCCTGTTTCAGGGAACCTTCTTTGAGGTGGCAGAAATCAGCATCGCCGCGCTGGTGGGTCTGTTCTGCTTTGCAGCCTTTTTTGAAGGATATCACCGCATCCATTTGAACTGGCTGTTCAGAGCAGGCTATCTTGCATCCGGCGTGTTGCTCATCTGGCCGCAGATGTGGTGCCACGGTGCAGGCCTGGCCTTGTTTATCGTCCTGGCGCTGGTTCAGGGGAAGCCTGCCCGAAATTAG